A single region of the Mus caroli chromosome 16, CAROLI_EIJ_v1.1, whole genome shotgun sequence genome encodes:
- the Nr1i2 gene encoding nuclear receptor subfamily 1 group I member 2 isoform X2: MRPEESWSQVGLVQCEEADSALEEPINVEEEDGGLQICRVCGDKANGYHFNVMTCEGCKGFFRRAMKRNVRLRCPFRKGTCEITRKTRRQCQACRLRKCLESGMKKEMIMSDAAVEQRRALIKRKKREKIEAPPPGGQGLTEEQQALIQELMDAQMQTFDTTFSHFKDFRLRGEDGSIWNYQPPSKSDGKEIIPLLPHLADVSTYMFKGVINFAKVISYFRDLPIEDQISLLKGATFEMCILRFNTMFDTETGTWECGRLAYCFEDPNGGFQKLLLDPLMKFHCMLKKLQLHKEEYVLMQAISLFSPDRPGVVQRSVVDQLQERFALTLKAYIECSRPYPAHRFLFLKIMAVLTELRSINAQQTQQLLRIQDSHPFATPLMQELFSSTDG, encoded by the exons ATGAGACCTGAGGAGAGCTGGAGCCAAGTTGGCCTTGTACAGTGTGAAGAAGCAGACTCTGCCTTGGAAGAGCCCATCAACgtagaggaggaagatggaggtcTTCAAATCTGCCGTGTATGTGGGGACAAGGCCAATGGCTACCACTTCAATGTCATGACGTGTGAAGGATGCAAGGGGTTTTTCAG AAGGGCCATGAAACGCAATGTCCGGCTGAGGTGCCCCTTCCGCAAGGGGACCTGCGAGATCACCCGGAAGACACGACGGCAGTGCCAGGCCTGCCGTTTGCGCAAGTGCCTGGAGAGTGGCATGAAGAAAGAGA TGATCATGTCCGATGCCGCTGTGGAGCAGAGGCGGGCCTTGattaagaggaagaagagggaaaagattGAGGCTCCACCTCCTGGAGGGCAGGGGCTGACGGAAGAACAGCAGGCGCTGATCCAGGAGCTGATGGACGCTCAGATGCAAACCTTTGATACAACTTTCTCCCACTTCAAGGATTTCCGG CTGCGCGGAGAAGACGGCAGCATCTGGAACTACCAACCCCCTTCCAAGAGCGACGGGAAAGAGATCATCCCTCTTCTGCCACACCTGGCTGATGTGTCAACCTACATGTTCAAGGGCGTCATCAACTTCGCCAAGGTCATATCCTACTTTAG GGACCTGCCTATTGAGGACCAGATCTCCCTGCTGAAGGGGGCCACTTTTGAGATGTGCATCCTGAGGTTCAACACGATGTTCGACACGGAAACGGGAACCTGGGAGTGCGGCCGGCTGGCTTACTGCTTCGAAGACCCTAATG GTGGCTTCCAGAAACTTCTGTTGGATCCATTGATGAAATTCCACTGCATGCTGAAGAAGCTACAGCTGCATAAGGAGGAGTATGTGCTGATGCAGGccatctccctcttctccccag ATCGTCCTGGCGTGGTCCAGCGCAGTGTGGTAGACCAACTGCAGGAGAGGTTTGCCCTCACCCTGAAGGCCTACATTGAGTGTAGTCGGCCATATCCTGCTCACAG GTTCCTGTTCCTGAAGATCATGGCTGTCCTCACTGAGCTGCGCAGCATCAACGCCCAGCAAACCCAGCAGTTGCTGCGCATCCAAGACTCGCACCCCTTTGCCACCCCACTCATGCAGGAGTTATTTAGCAGCACAGATGGCTGA
- the Nr1i2 gene encoding nuclear receptor subfamily 1 group I member 2 isoform X1: MRPEESWSQVGLVQCEEADSALEEPINVEEEDGGLQICRVCGDKANGYHFNVMTCEGCKGFFRRAMKRNVRLRCPFRKGTCEITRKTRRQCQACRLRKCLESGMKKEMIMSDAAVEQRRALIKRKKREKIEAPPPGGQGLTEEQQALIQELMDAQMQTFDTTFSHFKDFRLPAVFHSGCELPEFLQASLLEDPATWSQIMKDRVPMKISLQLRGEDGSIWNYQPPSKSDGKEIIPLLPHLADVSTYMFKGVINFAKVISYFRDLPIEDQISLLKGATFEMCILRFNTMFDTETGTWECGRLAYCFEDPNGGFQKLLLDPLMKFHCMLKKLQLHKEEYVLMQAISLFSPDRPGVVQRSVVDQLQERFALTLKAYIECSRPYPAHRFLFLKIMAVLTELRSINAQQTQQLLRIQDSHPFATPLMQELFSSTDG; the protein is encoded by the exons ATGAGACCTGAGGAGAGCTGGAGCCAAGTTGGCCTTGTACAGTGTGAAGAAGCAGACTCTGCCTTGGAAGAGCCCATCAACgtagaggaggaagatggaggtcTTCAAATCTGCCGTGTATGTGGGGACAAGGCCAATGGCTACCACTTCAATGTCATGACGTGTGAAGGATGCAAGGGGTTTTTCAG AAGGGCCATGAAACGCAATGTCCGGCTGAGGTGCCCCTTCCGCAAGGGGACCTGCGAGATCACCCGGAAGACACGACGGCAGTGCCAGGCCTGCCGTTTGCGCAAGTGCCTGGAGAGTGGCATGAAGAAAGAGA TGATCATGTCCGATGCCGCTGTGGAGCAGAGGCGGGCCTTGattaagaggaagaagagggaaaagattGAGGCTCCACCTCCTGGAGGGCAGGGGCTGACGGAAGAACAGCAGGCGCTGATCCAGGAGCTGATGGACGCTCAGATGCAAACCTTTGATACAACTTTCTCCCACTTCAAGGATTTCCGG ctgcctgcagtgttccacagtggctgtgagcttccagaGTTTCTGCAGGCCTCACTGTTGGAAGACCCTGCCACATGGAGTCAAATCATGAAAGACAGGGTTCCAATGAAGATCTCTCTGCAGCTGCGCGGAGAAGACGGCAGCATCTGGAACTACCAACCCCCTTCCAAGAGCGACGGGAAAGAGATCATCCCTCTTCTGCCACACCTGGCTGATGTGTCAACCTACATGTTCAAGGGCGTCATCAACTTCGCCAAGGTCATATCCTACTTTAG GGACCTGCCTATTGAGGACCAGATCTCCCTGCTGAAGGGGGCCACTTTTGAGATGTGCATCCTGAGGTTCAACACGATGTTCGACACGGAAACGGGAACCTGGGAGTGCGGCCGGCTGGCTTACTGCTTCGAAGACCCTAATG GTGGCTTCCAGAAACTTCTGTTGGATCCATTGATGAAATTCCACTGCATGCTGAAGAAGCTACAGCTGCATAAGGAGGAGTATGTGCTGATGCAGGccatctccctcttctccccag ATCGTCCTGGCGTGGTCCAGCGCAGTGTGGTAGACCAACTGCAGGAGAGGTTTGCCCTCACCCTGAAGGCCTACATTGAGTGTAGTCGGCCATATCCTGCTCACAG GTTCCTGTTCCTGAAGATCATGGCTGTCCTCACTGAGCTGCGCAGCATCAACGCCCAGCAAACCCAGCAGTTGCTGCGCATCCAAGACTCGCACCCCTTTGCCACCCCACTCATGCAGGAGTTATTTAGCAGCACAGATGGCTGA